TTTAAGTGTTTGCTTTGTGGTtaggtatttaaccaggtaggttcgTTAAGCTAGTTAGTCTACAGGACTAATAGCCTCTGCAGCCAGTCGGGAGTTGGCAACGTGTTGTACCTTTTCTACCGGATAATGACCGATAACCGGTTATGACAACAGCCTTGTCTCCGCGGATACAGACTCAATCACAACTCCCGTGACTTTGATGTAGCTAACTGTTTAACTTTTAGTCCGCTTTGTGTTCTCCAGACCGCTGTCTTAACTTACGCATCTAAGTGGTTTAAGAGTATTTTACAGCACTGGCTCAGGACTCTTTAATGACGTACTAACAAAACACGGTAACCATATAACCTGTAACAATGAATGCTATCTTcggtggtgtgtttgtgtgagagggatggagggtgtgtattttaatgtgtgagagggatggagggtgtgTATTTATTgtgtgagagggatggagggtgtgTATTTATTGTgtgagaggggtggagggtgtgTATTTTATTGTGTGAGAGGGACGGAGGGTGTGTATTTTATTGTGTGAGAGGGACGGAGGGTGTGTATTTTATTGTGTGAGAGGGACGGAGGTGTGTATTTTATTGTGTGAGAGGGACGGAGGGTGTGTATTTTATTGTGTGAGAGGGACGGAGGGTGTGTATTTTATTGTGTGAGAGGGACGGAGGGTGTGTATTTTATTGTGTGAGAGGGACGGAGGGTGTGTATTTTATTGTGTGAGAGGGACGGAGGGTGTGTATTTTATTGTGTGAGAGGGACGGAGGGTGTGTATTTTATTGTGTGAGAGGGACGGAGGGTGTGTATTTTATTGTGTGAGAGGGACGGAGGGTGTGTATTTTATTGTGTGAGAGGGACGGAGGGTGTGTATTTTATTGTGTGAGAGGGACGGAGGGTGTGTATTTTATTGTGTGAGAGGGACGGAGGGTGTGTATTTTATTGTGTGAGAGGGACGGAGGGTGTGTATTTTATTGTGTGAGAGGGACGGAGGGTGTGTATTTTATTGTGTGAGAGGGACGGAGGGTGTGTatttattgtgtgtgtttgtgtacctgTGTCCTTAGTTCCCTTGGGTGAGAAGCGTCTGATGGATGTGAAGCTGGGAGAGTTGGGCTCCTGGTTGGGCAAGAGGGACTTCACTCCTAACGGAGTCCTCGCCAGCATCCGCAATGGTACCCCCCACTACACACAGTACCTAACATGATTCCCCAGGCCATGACAGATATTACAAgtacccccaacacacacagtaacgAGTTGTCTCTTTCCCCAGGCCATGACAGATATTACAACAAGTACATCAATGTGAAGAAGGGAGGTATTGGAGGCGTGGCCATGCTGCTGGTTGGATACGTGGCCCTCAGTTACATGTGGGAGTACGACCACCTCAGTGAGTAGACTCTGGGAGTACGATGACCTCAGAGTACACACCACATACAATATCATTCACCTCAAAGCACTGTGAAGGACAATCTGATCTGACTTaacctgtgtccctctctctctcttcttctctcttctcagaACACGACCGCTGGAGGAAGTACCACTAAAGCCCCTCCTCTCCTGACCCAGCAGGGCAAaagcctgacctctgaccccctaGCTCCAGCTGTCTGTATAATACCACCGTTGTGACCAAGAATAAATAAAACTACTTCTAACATTTAATTTGATCTGCTGTGTTGGGGTTTTTATTAGTGTTGGATGTTGAGGTGTGAGTGTTATTATTCGCTAGTTAAAATGACTGTGGACatctattgttttattttttagttAAATGGGGAAACGTTAAAGTGAAATAAAATGGTCACATACATGTTTAGTAGATATTGGTGCtccagcagtaatatataacaacaataacatgaccagtgattccaagtctaagagggcagcagcctctaatgtgctagtgatggctgttaagctgttttcagtctcggtcccagctttgatgcacctgtactgacctcaccttctggatgataggggggtgaacaggccgtggctcgggtggttgttgtccttgatgatctttatggccttcctgtaacatcgggtggtgttggtgtcctggagggcaggtagtttgccacctggtgtcctggagggcaggtagtttgccacctGGTGGTGCGTTCTGCAGACCTcacccctctggagagccctgcggttgcgggcggtgcagttgcggtaccaggcggtgatacagcctgaccggaagctgtggggacgacgtcgtcgatacACTTTCTGATGAAGCCGaggactgaggtggtatactcctcaatgccattggatgaatcccagaacagtttccagtctgtgatagcaaaacagccctgtagcttagcatccgcgtcatctgaccacttccgtattgagcgagtcactggtacttcctgcgtCAGTTTCAGCTTGTAGTCAGGactcaggaggatagagtttCTTCACgtgaatgacggggatttgggcctggccTCCGGGAAGCAGTATACTCTTGGCAtcggactcattaaaggaaaACATATTTGTCCAGTTCGtggtgagtgatcgctgttctgatgtccagaaggtaTTTACGGTCATAAGTGACAATCGCAGCAACATGATGtacaattattttttaaataaccaaaatagcacagttggttagacACCCGTAAATCGGTGCCATTATGTACAACTAAACAGGAGGAACAAGAGAATGACGAgtacaggtttattgtatttaacagaccagaccaggaggaacaggtttattgtatttaacagactagaccaggaggaacaggtttattgtatttaacagactagaccaggaggaacaggtttattgtatttaacagaccagaccaggaggaacaggtttattgtatttaacagactagaccaggaggaacaggtttattgtatttaacagaccagaccaggaggaacaggtttattgtatttaacagactagaccaggaggaacaggtttattgtatttaacagaccagaccaggaggaacaggtttattgtatttaacagactagaccaggaggaacaggtttattgtatttaacagaccagaccaggaggaacaggtttattgtatttaacagactagaccaggaggaacaggtttattgtatttaacagactagaccaggaggaacaggtttattgtattttacagaccaggaggaacaggtttattgtatttaacagactagaccaggaggaacaggtttattgtatttaacagaccagaccaggaggaacaggtttattgtatttaacagactagaccaggaggaacaggtttattgtatttaacagactagaccaggaggaacaggtttattgtatttaacagactagaccaggaggaacaggtttattgtatttaacagactagaccaggaggaacaggtttattgtatttaacagactagaccaggaggaacaggtttattgtatttaacagactagtccaggaggaacaggtttattgtatttaacagaccaggaggaacaggtttattgtatttaacagaccagaccaggaggaacaggtttattgtatttaacagaccagaccaggaggaacaggtttattgtatttaacagactaggaggaacaggtttattgtatttaacagaccagaccaggaggaacaggt
This region of Oncorhynchus masou masou isolate Uvic2021 unplaced genomic scaffold, UVic_Omas_1.1 unplaced_scaffold_1450, whole genome shotgun sequence genomic DNA includes:
- the LOC135530882 gene encoding ATP synthase subunit f, mitochondrial-like codes for the protein MADRIVPLGEKRLMDVKLGELGSWLGKRDFTPNGVLASIRNGHDRYYNKYINVKKGGIGGVAMLLVGYVALSYMWEYDHLKHDRWRKYH